Proteins encoded in a region of the Novibacillus thermophilus genome:
- the rimP gene encoding ribosome maturation factor RimP: MNRKITEVVEQLAQPILHNEQMELVDIEYKKEGNHRFLRLFVDKEDGVDIADCERVSEQLSKKLDEADPIAESYFLEVSSPGAERPLKNERDFRRAIGRHVHVTTYAPVQGQKVFEGKLTDYTGTHVVVEADGKLTEIPLDQVAKARLAILF, translated from the coding sequence TTGAATCGCAAAATTACTGAAGTCGTTGAACAGCTGGCACAGCCGATATTGCATAATGAACAGATGGAACTGGTCGACATTGAATACAAAAAGGAAGGAAACCACCGTTTTTTGCGTCTCTTTGTCGACAAAGAAGACGGCGTAGACATTGCTGACTGTGAGCGGGTCAGTGAGCAGTTGAGCAAAAAGCTGGACGAAGCGGACCCCATTGCGGAATCGTATTTTTTGGAAGTGTCTTCGCCCGGCGCCGAGCGCCCGTTAAAAAACGAACGGGATTTCAGGCGCGCCATCGGACGCCATGTACACGTGACGACGTACGCGCCTGTGCAAGGGCAGAAAGTGTTTGAAGGAAAGTTGACCGACTACACCGGGACACATGTTGTCGTCGAAGCGGACGGTAAGCTGACGGAGATCCCACTCGACCAAGTGGCGAAGGCACGTTTAGCGATCCTGTTCTAA
- a CDS encoding TIGR01777 family oxidoreductase: MNIVIAGGTGFVGKAVADAFAARGDQVYVLTRRPQPDRPGVTFIEWLAEGSHPERALASTPVDAVINVAGEPINKGRWTKRKKEAILTSRIRSVQQLIRMVDRLDKKPDVFVSASAVGYYGHARDTTLTERSSPLGNSFLSRVCEKWEEEAVKMEGLGVRTVIARIGVVLGKGGALSKMVLPYRFFVGGTLGAGEQWISWIHIRDFIGLIRFIIEKEAISGPVNFTAPRPVRMEELGRAIGSVLIRPHWLRVPEWLLKLVLGEMSSFLLEGQRVVPETALENGFAFTFQRIEDALRDVLQDGGPQAFR; the protein is encoded by the coding sequence GTGAATATCGTCATCGCAGGCGGAACGGGTTTTGTCGGCAAAGCTGTCGCCGACGCCTTTGCAGCAAGAGGGGATCAAGTCTACGTGTTGACCCGCCGTCCTCAACCGGATCGCCCGGGTGTCACGTTCATCGAGTGGCTGGCAGAAGGTTCTCATCCCGAAAGAGCGTTAGCCTCGACACCCGTCGACGCAGTGATCAATGTGGCGGGAGAACCGATCAACAAGGGAAGATGGACGAAACGCAAAAAAGAGGCGATTTTGACAAGCCGTATCCGATCCGTGCAACAATTGATCAGAATGGTCGACCGTTTAGACAAAAAACCGGACGTTTTTGTGAGCGCTTCCGCAGTGGGCTATTATGGTCACGCCAGAGATACCACCTTGACCGAACGGTCTTCTCCTCTCGGAAACAGCTTCTTGAGCCGTGTTTGCGAAAAGTGGGAAGAGGAAGCTGTCAAGATGGAAGGTTTAGGGGTTCGTACCGTGATCGCCCGAATCGGCGTCGTGTTGGGAAAAGGCGGAGCTTTGTCTAAAATGGTGCTGCCGTATCGTTTTTTTGTCGGCGGCACACTTGGAGCTGGAGAACAATGGATATCCTGGATTCACATTCGCGATTTCATTGGGCTCATTCGCTTTATCATTGAAAAAGAAGCGATCTCCGGTCCAGTTAATTTTACAGCGCCTCGTCCTGTGCGAATGGAGGAGTTAGGACGGGCCATCGGCAGCGTGTTAATCCGTCCGCACTGGCTTCGTGTACCGGAATGGTTGTTGAAACTCGTTTTGGGTGAAATGAGCAGCTTTTTGCTGGAGGGGCAGCGCGTTGTACCGGAAACGGCTTTGGAGAACGGTTTTGCTTTCACTTTTCAGCGGATTGAGGACGCGTTGCGCGACGTTTTACAGGATGGTGGGCCACAAGCTTTTCGTTAG
- a CDS encoding phosphatidate cytidylyltransferase — protein sequence MWQRILTAVVAGGGFLAVLSLGGNAYLTLLAVIAGIAYGEYCEMRRISWFRVESVIGLLYVWLLFFLLAVPKPFAAISPFTVTIVFLFVWMLWTVISRNKVTVDTVGYLFVGAMYIGAGFAFMAATRFVQDGLWLSLFVIAATWVTDSGAYLVGKRWGKHKLWPAISPKKTVEGSIAGVVFASLTGILFGTLFKGSLFSLPNAFLLAVLISVLGQLGDLIESALKRANNVKDSGHLLPGHGGMLDRFDSLLFTFMCLHIFHLIG from the coding sequence ATGTGGCAACGAATTTTAACGGCTGTTGTGGCGGGGGGTGGTTTTCTCGCCGTTTTGTCCCTTGGAGGTAACGCCTATCTCACGCTGTTAGCTGTCATCGCCGGAATTGCGTACGGTGAGTATTGTGAAATGCGCCGCATCTCTTGGTTTCGCGTCGAAAGCGTCATTGGCTTGCTCTACGTGTGGCTTCTTTTTTTCTTGCTGGCTGTTCCGAAACCTTTTGCAGCAATATCACCGTTTACAGTGACGATCGTCTTTTTGTTTGTGTGGATGTTGTGGACAGTCATTAGCCGGAACAAGGTGACAGTTGACACTGTAGGCTATTTGTTCGTAGGGGCAATGTACATTGGGGCGGGATTTGCCTTTATGGCAGCCACCCGCTTTGTACAGGACGGTCTGTGGCTATCCCTGTTTGTCATTGCCGCGACGTGGGTCACGGACAGTGGCGCTTACCTCGTCGGAAAACGATGGGGCAAACACAAACTGTGGCCGGCGATCAGTCCGAAGAAAACCGTCGAGGGATCCATAGCCGGTGTCGTTTTTGCCAGTTTGACGGGGATTTTGTTCGGGACACTCTTTAAAGGATCCCTGTTTTCTTTGCCAAACGCGTTTTTGCTGGCAGTCCTCATTTCTGTTTTGGGACAGTTGGGCGATTTAATCGAGTCAGCGTTGAAAAGGGCCAACAACGTGAAAGATTCCGGCCACTTGTTGCCGGGTCACGGCGGCATGCTGGATCGATTCGACAGCTTGCTGTTTACGTTTATGTGTTTACACATTTTTCATTTGATCGGATAA
- the nusA gene encoding transcription termination factor NusA, with the protein MNTEFMDALTELEKEKGISKDVLLEAIEQALISAYKRNFNSAQNARVDIDRETGEVRVFARKTVVEDVVDPRMEISLAAASELSSAYQLNDIAEIEVTPRDFGRIAAQTAKQVVTQRIREAERSIIYEEYIDREEDIVTGTVQRQDSRFYYINLGKAEALLPVNEKMPTERFKQHDRVKTYITKVEKTTKGPQIFVSRTHPGLLKRLFELEVPEIYDGIVEIKSVSREAGYRSKIAVHSREEDVDPVGACVGPKGMRVQTVVNELKGEKIDIVRWSEDPEVYVANALSPSKVVHVDVDEESKVANVVVPDYQLSLAIGKEGQNARLAAKLTGWKIDIKSESEAERDDAVEGAAESSPDIEDEIEGEQIES; encoded by the coding sequence ATGAATACAGAGTTTATGGACGCGCTGACCGAGTTGGAAAAGGAAAAAGGGATCAGCAAAGACGTTCTGCTCGAAGCGATTGAACAGGCCCTGATCTCTGCGTACAAGCGCAACTTTAACTCTGCACAAAATGCACGCGTCGATATCGACCGCGAAACAGGCGAAGTGCGGGTCTTCGCCCGGAAGACAGTCGTCGAGGACGTCGTGGACCCGCGCATGGAAATCTCGCTGGCCGCTGCCTCGGAGCTGAGCTCAGCCTATCAACTGAACGACATTGCGGAAATTGAGGTGACACCGCGCGATTTCGGACGCATTGCCGCGCAGACGGCGAAGCAGGTCGTGACCCAGCGCATACGTGAAGCAGAGCGCAGCATCATTTATGAAGAGTACATTGACCGGGAAGAAGACATCGTCACAGGAACTGTTCAAAGGCAAGACAGTCGCTTTTATTATATTAATCTGGGGAAAGCAGAAGCCTTGCTCCCTGTGAACGAGAAAATGCCGACCGAGCGGTTTAAACAGCACGACCGAGTCAAAACGTACATTACGAAAGTCGAAAAAACGACAAAAGGGCCTCAAATCTTTGTTTCCCGGACGCATCCCGGACTTTTGAAACGGCTATTTGAATTGGAAGTACCGGAGATTTATGATGGTATTGTCGAAATTAAATCGGTCTCGCGGGAGGCGGGGTACCGGTCGAAAATCGCCGTTCATTCGCGGGAAGAAGACGTCGATCCCGTCGGCGCCTGTGTCGGTCCGAAAGGGATGCGCGTACAGACCGTCGTGAATGAACTCAAAGGGGAAAAAATTGACATTGTTCGCTGGTCTGAGGACCCGGAAGTTTATGTAGCCAACGCTCTGAGCCCGTCCAAAGTCGTGCACGTAGATGTGGACGAAGAAAGTAAAGTGGCGAATGTCGTGGTTCCCGACTATCAACTGTCCCTCGCCATTGGGAAAGAAGGACAAAACGCACGTCTCGCTGCCAAGCTGACAGGGTGGAAAATAGACATCAAGAGCGAATCAGAAGCGGAGCGAGACGATGCAGTCGAAGGCGCGGCAGAGTCTTCTCCTGACATTGAAGACGAAATTGAAGGCGAACAGATTGAGTCGTAA
- a CDS encoding 1-deoxy-D-xylulose-5-phosphate reductoisomerase, producing MAKTIAILGSTGSVGQNTLRVISENPEKFRVTALAAGTNADLMIEQWHEFRPSHISMATKEAADRVTSALPDTVNVVWGKEGLEEIARDPESEMVVSAVVGSLGLRATLAAIDAGKTIALANKETLVAGGELVMQRARERQVAILPVDSEHSAIFQCLNGEDRSSVSRIVLTASGGAFRHYNRQQLKDVTPEQALKHPNWAMGKKVTVDSATLMNKGLEVIEAHWLFDIDYRQIDVVIHYESIVHSMVEFKDKAVMAQLGTPDMRVPIQYALSYPDRLPLASEVLDLTKVGTLHFIEPDLERFPCLAMAYEAGKTGGTMPTVLNAANEVGVERFLNGSIPFLGIEQVIERVMDAHNPVPVRDLETVEEAEQWARKLAREMPVK from the coding sequence ATGGCGAAGACGATCGCGATACTCGGTTCGACGGGTTCAGTCGGACAAAATACGTTGCGCGTCATTAGTGAAAACCCGGAAAAATTCCGTGTGACAGCCCTAGCCGCGGGCACCAATGCGGATTTAATGATTGAACAGTGGCACGAGTTCCGTCCGTCGCACATTTCGATGGCGACGAAAGAAGCGGCAGATCGCGTGACATCGGCTTTGCCTGATACAGTCAACGTTGTGTGGGGAAAAGAAGGCCTAGAGGAAATCGCCCGCGACCCCGAGTCGGAAATGGTCGTGTCCGCCGTTGTCGGGAGTCTCGGTTTGCGGGCGACGCTCGCAGCGATCGATGCCGGCAAGACGATTGCCTTGGCCAACAAAGAAACGCTCGTCGCCGGCGGTGAGCTCGTCATGCAACGGGCGCGAGAAAGACAGGTGGCCATCTTGCCAGTAGACAGTGAGCACTCCGCTATTTTTCAATGTTTAAACGGCGAAGACCGATCGAGCGTCAGTCGAATTGTGCTGACCGCCTCAGGGGGGGCGTTTCGGCATTACAATCGTCAACAACTGAAGGATGTCACCCCGGAGCAGGCGTTAAAACACCCGAATTGGGCAATGGGGAAAAAAGTGACCGTCGATTCCGCCACGTTGATGAACAAAGGCCTGGAAGTGATTGAGGCCCACTGGCTGTTCGATATCGACTACAGGCAGATTGACGTCGTCATCCACTATGAAAGTATCGTCCATTCTATGGTAGAATTTAAAGATAAAGCTGTGATGGCCCAATTGGGAACTCCGGACATGCGAGTCCCGATTCAGTACGCTTTATCGTATCCGGACCGGCTGCCCCTCGCTTCGGAAGTGTTGGATCTGACCAAGGTGGGGACACTACATTTCATTGAGCCGGATCTCGAGCGGTTCCCGTGTCTCGCCATGGCGTATGAAGCTGGAAAAACCGGTGGAACCATGCCAACAGTGTTAAATGCGGCCAACGAAGTCGGGGTGGAGCGGTTTTTGAACGGGTCCATTCCATTTTTAGGCATAGAACAGGTGATCGAACGAGTGATGGACGCTCACAATCCGGTGCCTGTCAGAGATTTAGAAACGGTGGAAGAGGCAGAGCAGTGGGCGCGAAAACTTGCGCGGGAAATGCCAGTCAAATAG
- the rnpM gene encoding RNase P modulator RnpM, with the protein MRKRRKIPLRQCVGCQEQKEKKSLLRIVRTPEHDIVFDPTGKKSGRGAYICPDVSCLQKARKQKAFNRAFKMEVNDDIYERLEQELTKGI; encoded by the coding sequence ATGCGAAAACGACGAAAAATACCCCTTCGCCAGTGCGTCGGTTGCCAAGAACAAAAGGAAAAAAAATCTTTGTTGCGCATCGTCCGAACACCTGAACACGACATCGTTTTCGACCCGACAGGCAAAAAGTCTGGTCGCGGCGCTTACATTTGTCCAGACGTTTCCTGTTTGCAAAAAGCGCGAAAGCAAAAGGCGTTTAACCGCGCTTTTAAAATGGAAGTGAACGACGACATATACGAGCGCCTCGAACAAGAGCTTACGAAAGGAATCTGA
- a CDS encoding PolC-type DNA polymerase III — MSTVEEKRERFNLLVRRAELPDEIVKGTVGHGYIEKVEVARRAKTWTLHLCFPAMISLQAYRQLTHRIQACFRHIADTRIVIHYEKKVHTETLIEEYWEDLVQHVAEASTYAARVLEKARRKVEGDYVTLYVHGPAIEMARKKKVDELVTTYFRRVASQTIRVFFQSEEVSLDIEQRYEAQKQEEEQQLVEEALKQRETARKEEGEGSAVSKIAIGYEIDDEPVPIQSISEEERRMTVQGEVFRTELRELRSGRTLLLFNLTDYTDSIQVKLFIREKEDAHLASFVKDGMWVKVRGSVQHDTFARELVIMANDLEQIDPLLTKRLDTAPDKRVEWHAHTTMSAMDGLCRPEKLVERAAEWGHRAVAITDHDVVQAFPDVYYASKKYGIKVLYGVEANVVNDAVPIVVRPEPRPLKESEYVVFDVETTGLSVVDNTIIELAGVKMKDGKVVDRFETFVNPHQPIPEHIQKLTNITQEMVENAPELEDVIREFTEFVGDAVLVAHNARFDMGFLHAGCQRAGVPKLENPVLDTLELARLLYPNLKNHRLNTLAAKFNVSLENHHRAVDDSEATGYILFHMLNDAVEKKITHLHRLNDFVGQDVQNARPFHCTIYAKNETGKKNLYKLVSLAHTEYFHRVPRIPKSKLDEYRDGLLICSGCEKGELFETVLNKSLEEAEEVAEFYDVLEIQPSDIHLHLVDKQVVESEERLKEANRKIVKIGEKLNKPVIATGNVHYLDPEDKRYREMLIHGITGFSPLKKQRKPDVHFRTTDEMLEAFKYLGEEKALDVVVTQPNALVEQFEELEIIPDDLYTPKIEGAEDDIREMSYAKAKEIYGDPLPDIVEKRLEKELNSIISHGFAVIYLIAQKLVKKSLDDGYLVGSRGSVGSSFVATMLNITEVNPLPPHYLCPHCKKSEWFTKGEIGSGFDLEAKACPDCGHDMIGEGQDIPFETFLGFKGDKVPDIDLNFSGEYQPIAHEYTKELFGEDHVFRAGTISTVAEKTAFGFVKKYAEQFGHSWRNAEVSRLASGCTGVKRTTGQHPGGIIVVPDDMEIYDFCPIQYPADDKQSKWRTTHYDFHSIHDNLLKLDILGHDDPTVIRMLQDLTGVDPKQIPLNDPKVMELFRSTDSLGVTPDEIGSNTGTLGIPEFGTRFVRQMLEDTRPNTFAELVQISGLSHGTDVWLNNAQELIRSNTAQLSEVISTRDDIMTYLIHKGMEPSLAFNIMESVRKGRGLKPEWKEAMREHSVPEWYIESCLKIKYMFPKAHAAAYVMMAVRIAYFKVYYPIEFYAAYFTVRADDFDVEVAVRGYDAIHEEIERIEKKGLDASPKEKNLLTILELAREMTARGFTFSNVDLYRSDAAKFLVDGNSLLPPFSAIAGVGVSAAQNIVKAREEGEFLSVEDLQQRSRASRNVMETLEEHGCLEGLPLSNQLSLF; from the coding sequence ATGAGCACAGTAGAAGAAAAAAGAGAACGGTTCAACCTGTTGGTGCGGCGAGCAGAACTTCCAGATGAAATCGTGAAAGGGACAGTAGGTCACGGGTACATCGAAAAAGTGGAAGTGGCGAGACGGGCGAAGACGTGGACGCTCCACCTGTGTTTTCCGGCCATGATCTCCCTACAGGCGTACCGGCAGTTAACCCATCGCATTCAAGCGTGTTTCCGTCACATTGCCGACACCCGAATCGTTATCCACTATGAGAAAAAGGTACATACTGAAACGTTAATTGAAGAGTACTGGGAGGACCTTGTCCAGCACGTCGCCGAGGCTTCAACTTACGCAGCGAGAGTTTTGGAGAAGGCAAGGCGCAAAGTAGAAGGGGATTACGTGACCCTTTACGTCCACGGACCAGCGATAGAGATGGCCCGGAAAAAAAAGGTCGACGAGCTTGTGACGACATATTTTCGACGCGTGGCGAGTCAGACGATTCGCGTTTTTTTTCAATCGGAAGAGGTGTCTTTGGACATAGAGCAGCGGTACGAAGCACAAAAACAGGAAGAAGAGCAACAGTTAGTAGAAGAAGCCCTTAAACAGCGTGAGACTGCGAGGAAAGAAGAGGGCGAAGGGAGTGCCGTTTCTAAAATCGCGATCGGATACGAGATTGATGACGAGCCGGTCCCGATCCAGTCGATTTCTGAAGAAGAGCGGCGGATGACCGTGCAAGGGGAAGTGTTCCGCACGGAATTGCGCGAACTGCGCAGCGGGAGAACCCTGCTCCTCTTTAATTTGACCGATTACACCGACTCCATTCAAGTAAAGTTGTTTATTCGGGAAAAAGAAGACGCACATCTAGCTTCTTTCGTAAAAGATGGCATGTGGGTGAAAGTGCGCGGCAGTGTGCAACATGACACGTTTGCCCGGGAACTGGTGATCATGGCCAACGACTTAGAACAAATCGACCCGCTTCTCACAAAGCGTCTGGATACGGCACCGGACAAGCGGGTCGAGTGGCACGCCCACACGACGATGAGCGCCATGGACGGTCTGTGTCGACCGGAGAAGTTGGTGGAGCGGGCGGCCGAATGGGGACACAGGGCGGTCGCCATCACCGATCACGACGTGGTGCAAGCTTTTCCCGATGTGTACTACGCATCCAAAAAATACGGGATCAAAGTGCTTTACGGGGTCGAGGCCAACGTCGTCAACGACGCTGTTCCCATCGTCGTCCGTCCGGAACCTCGACCGCTTAAGGAGTCGGAGTACGTCGTGTTTGACGTCGAGACGACCGGTCTGTCTGTCGTGGACAATACCATCATAGAATTAGCCGGTGTCAAGATGAAGGACGGGAAAGTGGTGGACCGTTTCGAAACGTTCGTCAATCCCCACCAGCCGATACCGGAGCACATTCAAAAGTTGACAAACATTACACAAGAGATGGTGGAAAACGCCCCGGAACTGGAAGATGTGATCCGTGAATTCACCGAATTCGTCGGCGATGCGGTGCTCGTCGCACACAATGCCCGCTTTGACATGGGGTTTTTGCACGCCGGTTGCCAGCGTGCGGGAGTTCCAAAACTGGAGAATCCAGTGCTGGACACACTGGAACTAGCTCGCCTCCTGTACCCGAATTTAAAAAACCACCGCTTGAATACGTTGGCTGCCAAATTTAACGTGTCTCTGGAAAACCACCACAGAGCGGTGGACGATTCAGAGGCGACGGGGTACATCTTGTTCCACATGTTGAACGACGCTGTGGAGAAAAAGATAACGCACTTGCACAGGCTGAACGATTTTGTGGGACAAGACGTGCAAAACGCCCGCCCGTTCCACTGCACGATTTACGCCAAAAACGAAACAGGAAAAAAGAACTTGTACAAACTCGTCTCCTTAGCGCACACGGAGTACTTCCACCGCGTGCCCCGCATACCGAAGAGCAAACTGGACGAGTACCGGGACGGCTTGCTCATATGTTCCGGATGCGAAAAAGGCGAGCTGTTTGAGACGGTGCTGAACAAAAGTTTGGAAGAAGCGGAGGAAGTGGCTGAGTTTTACGACGTGCTGGAAATTCAGCCGAGCGACATTCATTTGCACTTAGTGGACAAGCAGGTGGTGGAGAGCGAAGAACGTCTCAAAGAGGCGAACAGAAAAATTGTAAAAATTGGCGAAAAGTTGAACAAGCCGGTCATCGCTACGGGCAATGTCCATTACCTGGACCCGGAGGACAAACGTTATCGCGAGATGCTCATCCACGGCATCACCGGGTTCAGCCCGTTGAAAAAACAGCGCAAGCCGGACGTTCACTTCAGGACGACTGACGAAATGCTGGAAGCCTTTAAATACCTAGGGGAAGAAAAGGCGCTGGACGTCGTCGTGACCCAGCCCAATGCACTGGTCGAGCAGTTTGAAGAGTTGGAAATCATACCGGACGACCTGTACACGCCGAAAATTGAAGGAGCTGAAGATGACATTCGAGAGATGAGCTACGCTAAAGCGAAAGAGATTTACGGTGACCCGTTGCCGGACATTGTGGAGAAGCGGTTGGAGAAAGAGCTGAACAGCATCATTTCCCACGGTTTTGCCGTCATTTACTTAATCGCGCAAAAGCTCGTCAAAAAGTCGTTGGATGACGGGTATTTGGTCGGCAGCCGCGGTTCGGTCGGGTCTTCCTTTGTGGCGACGATGTTGAACATTACGGAAGTCAACCCCCTGCCGCCGCATTACTTATGCCCCCATTGTAAGAAAAGCGAGTGGTTTACAAAAGGGGAAATCGGCAGCGGGTTCGACCTCGAGGCGAAAGCGTGTCCTGACTGCGGCCACGACATGATCGGGGAGGGCCAGGACATTCCGTTTGAAACGTTTCTCGGATTTAAAGGGGACAAAGTGCCGGACATCGATTTAAACTTCTCCGGAGAATATCAACCGATTGCCCACGAATACACAAAAGAGTTGTTTGGGGAAGATCACGTCTTTCGGGCGGGGACGATCAGTACCGTGGCAGAAAAGACGGCCTTCGGCTTTGTCAAGAAGTACGCGGAACAATTCGGCCACTCGTGGCGCAATGCAGAAGTCAGCCGTTTGGCGAGCGGCTGCACAGGAGTGAAGCGGACGACGGGACAGCATCCGGGAGGGATTATCGTCGTCCCTGACGACATGGAAATTTACGACTTCTGCCCCATTCAGTATCCGGCAGACGACAAGCAGTCCAAGTGGCGCACGACCCACTACGATTTTCACTCTATCCATGACAACTTGTTGAAATTGGACATCCTCGGCCACGATGATCCTACCGTGATCCGCATGTTGCAAGATTTAACCGGGGTTGATCCGAAACAGATTCCGTTAAACGACCCGAAAGTGATGGAACTGTTTCGCTCGACAGACAGCCTGGGCGTGACACCGGATGAAATCGGTTCGAACACGGGGACACTGGGCATTCCGGAGTTCGGGACCCGGTTTGTGCGGCAAATGCTCGAAGATACTCGTCCGAACACGTTTGCCGAACTGGTGCAGATCTCCGGGTTGTCCCACGGGACAGACGTCTGGTTGAACAACGCCCAAGAACTGATACGCTCCAACACGGCCCAGCTGTCAGAAGTGATTTCAACGCGAGACGACATTATGACTTATTTGATCCACAAAGGGATGGAACCGAGTCTTGCCTTCAACATTATGGAGAGCGTGCGAAAAGGACGCGGTCTAAAGCCGGAGTGGAAAGAGGCGATGCGAGAGCACAGCGTACCCGAGTGGTACATCGAGTCGTGTCTCAAAATCAAGTATATGTTCCCAAAGGCTCACGCGGCCGCTTACGTGATGATGGCCGTACGCATCGCATACTTCAAAGTGTACTATCCGATCGAGTTTTATGCAGCGTACTTTACCGTCCGTGCCGACGATTTCGATGTCGAGGTGGCGGTGAGGGGTTACGACGCCATCCATGAAGAAATCGAACGGATCGAGAAAAAAGGGCTGGACGCCTCTCCGAAGGAAAAAAACTTGTTGACGATTTTAGAATTGGCGCGTGAGATGACAGCTCGCGGTTTTACGTTTTCCAACGTCGATCTGTACCGATCCGATGCGGCCAAGTTTCTCGTGGACGGCAATTCCCTGTTGCCCCCGTTCTCCGCCATTGCAGGAGTAGGCGTTTCTGCAGCTCAAAACATTGTCAAGGCCCGGGAAGAAGGAGAATTTCTTTCAGTGGAAGATTTGCAACAGCGAAGCCGCGCTTCCCGAAATGTGATGGAGACGTTGGAAGAGCACGGTTGCTTGGAAGGGCTGCCCCTGTCGAATCAGCTGTCGCTTTTTTAG
- the rseP gene encoding RIP metalloprotease RseP, translating into MQTILAFILVFGTIVFVHELGHFLFAKRAGMLVREFAIGFGPKLFAHKKGETLYSLRLLPFGGYVRVAGEDPETAELKTGKEVALRLNSRGYVTHVLMNPDQGEPGDVRGRVMEWDLEHRLYVLIADEQGEEMRYRVDRQAELVYDSHSVQIAPWDRQYGAKSVGARAMFIAAGPLFNVLLSIILFSVLTMIIGVPDHLEVRQVQKSSPAAEAGLQPGDRFVEVNGQGVKRAQELISLIQEGEGDPVQVTVERDGETFETSIEPVYNEETKTYQIGVIQSEELKDATLLTAVQKSFVDIYDYTRLIFDSFAMLVTGQVGFSDLAGPVGIADMTGEVAKTGVLSLINWTSFLSLYLGIFNILPIPALDGSRLMFVALEAVRGRPIDPKKEGMVHLIGLALFMMLMVAVTYQDIMRLFS; encoded by the coding sequence ATGCAGACGATACTCGCTTTTATCCTCGTTTTCGGCACCATTGTGTTTGTTCACGAACTGGGCCATTTCCTGTTTGCGAAGCGAGCCGGGATGTTAGTGCGCGAATTTGCCATCGGGTTCGGTCCGAAACTGTTTGCCCATAAAAAAGGGGAGACGCTGTACTCTTTGCGCTTGTTGCCGTTTGGCGGCTACGTGCGGGTGGCTGGTGAAGACCCAGAGACAGCCGAACTCAAAACGGGAAAAGAAGTGGCCCTGCGCCTAAACAGCAGAGGATATGTCACGCACGTCTTGATGAATCCGGATCAAGGGGAACCTGGCGACGTCCGCGGCCGGGTGATGGAGTGGGACCTGGAACACCGCCTGTACGTCCTAATCGCAGATGAACAGGGCGAAGAGATGCGGTACCGTGTGGACCGGCAAGCGGAATTAGTGTACGACAGTCATTCCGTGCAAATTGCACCGTGGGATCGACAGTACGGAGCCAAGTCAGTCGGAGCTCGGGCGATGTTTATTGCAGCAGGGCCACTTTTTAACGTCTTGCTGTCCATTATCCTGTTTTCCGTACTCACGATGATCATCGGCGTTCCCGATCATTTGGAGGTGCGGCAAGTCCAGAAAAGTTCGCCTGCCGCTGAAGCCGGGTTGCAACCGGGAGACCGGTTTGTGGAAGTGAATGGACAAGGTGTGAAGAGGGCCCAGGAACTGATCAGTCTCATCCAAGAAGGAGAAGGGGACCCCGTACAAGTCACAGTGGAGCGTGACGGTGAGACGTTCGAGACGAGCATTGAGCCCGTGTACAACGAGGAGACGAAAACGTACCAGATCGGCGTCATTCAGTCGGAAGAACTGAAAGATGCCACTTTGTTAACGGCGGTGCAAAAAAGTTTTGTCGACATATACGATTACACGCGGCTCATTTTTGACAGTTTCGCCATGCTCGTGACGGGCCAGGTCGGGTTTTCGGATTTAGCGGGCCCGGTGGGCATCGCGGACATGACGGGAGAGGTTGCCAAGACCGGCGTGTTGAGTCTGATCAACTGGACGAGTTTTTTGAGTCTGTATCTCGGCATATTTAACATCTTGCCCATTCCGGCTTTAGACGGGAGCCGCCTCATGTTCGTCGCGTTGGAGGCGGTACGCGGCCGTCCTATCGATCCGAAGAAAGAGGGAATGGTGCACTTAATCGGCCTTGCCCTGTTTATGATGCTCATGGTCGCCGTAACGTACCAGGACATCATGCGCCTCTTCTCGTGA